DNA from Toxoplasma gondii ME49 chromosome X, whole genome shotgun sequence:
CAGATAGGATACGGACATCTAAACTGCTTTAGTCTATTTACAGTGTCACGTACTAGGAGACGTATCCAGTTCCGCTGTTTACAAACGCACTTTTCACAGACATTGCAGCCAGGGGCAGGACAGTGCGGGGGGCACTTGTTTTACAGAATGGAAATTTCCAAGAGACTTACCAACAGACTATGAAGGCAGACAAAGACATTTCAGACTCGCGTTTCTCACGAGTGCTTGCACTTCTGGATCCTCCCCACATGTTCGAAAACATCTCAAGAATCCAAGCTTGTAAGAGAGTACGCAGTTGTCTGCTAGTGCCAGAGATAGGCTTCCACGTCACGAATGAGGGCTTTCTGGGGAGCTCGTTGTGAACGAATTTTTGCGCAGACATTTTTTGGCCAATGCTGTATCAAGAAGAAAGCCCTAGATGTCATTTCTGTGTTTCACGCAGATTCCCAGACTTTTAGCACAGGCAATACCCGAAATACCGGAGCACATGTTTCTTTATGGCTGGATGCTAGACATTTGTTAATTTTGTTTGCTAACGTCGAACACTCGGGCTGAAAGCTCGAGTGAGGCTTATTCGAATCAGTGACTGCAGCTTATCCTGGGTTTTGCAACATGCCAGTGAAAGAGCATAGACATGCGCTATTGCTTCTTACAACTTTTTAccatatacatctatatgtatgtagACAGACGTGTGTGTATAAACAGGAGGATACAACATATCTAAGTGTATGGGAACCCTCCTAGGTGTCTCGTTGGCACTTCCTTTATGGTTTTGAAATGTACTAGGAAGTCGCAAATTTTGAGCGTGTGCTGTTGGTGTGTGGCTGGTCACTTCGGAATCGAATTGATTTCTGAATAACACCGAAAAGACCCAGGGACTCTGAATCTCCAGAAGGACGCAAACGTCCCGCTAGTAGGCTCGCACTGCTGCTAGGGACCACATAACGTATTCTAAGGTGTTGTGGCCTTCTGTGCGACGTGGCGCACCAACGCGCGGTTGACACAAAAGCGCGGCTTCCAAGGAGTCGGAGGAAAGAATCTCAATtcacagaaacagaggactCCAATCAGTTAGCCGTGGCCATCTGCAGTCAGTAGCTCGAAAACCCCTCCGTACACACTTGGCATCTCATGAACGAGACAGAATATAAGACATCACACCAAATGAAATGCACTCTTCCCTTCATCTGGCCCATGAGGTGCCACGAGGACAAACAATTTGAGTGTGGAACCAAGTGGACTTCTTAATTCATGCCTTCGTAGATCTGCTTCAGGCGCGGCAGGGTCATCTTCTCGTTGCCATTTCGTCCATGTTCACACTGCacgcagaaacaaagagacgaaagtTATTTCATCGTTGCCACATCCCTGTCTTCAGCAAACCTACAGGCGTCACCAGGCCAAGGCGAGCTCGGTCTGTCTCCATTGcacgttttctttcgttggcttcttctctccagaacGCCTTTCAGCAAAATCTCAAGACCAGTAAAGTCTGAACTCGACGAACTCTTCACAACTGTCGATTCTTCCTCTATTCCCGTACCATTCTGCCTGCCCCGGCCTTCTGCCTCCGACGCAGCCATCGCCGGTCAAACGCCCAAAACTGCCTTCCTGCTGCAGAACACCAGGTctgacatgcatgcaaaaaacgCTAACGTTGTGCCGTCTCGACAGCACAAAGATGCCCTTCTAACACTTACACGGTAAACACTCCCCCTTTGAGAACTCTGCCCCACTGCGTTCTTCGCCTACCTGCACAGGGTCACTGACAGCGACCGCAATCGAGTAGTGAGCCTGAATCAGTCGCCATTCCTCCAGTTCATCAAACAGTTCCAGCCGCTGAAAGGATGGAGCACACGCGGTGGAAAAATCCaaaacgggagaagagaaataCGAGGAAAAGCCAAAACGAGGGACATGAAACGAGCAAAATTTCTCCACGCATCGGTTCACACAAGCAGTTGTTTCTTCTAAGCAAGCGCCGCAGCGATCCTTGTGCAAGTACGACTCAACATCTTTAGCCTGTGACTATGAAATTCCACTTTCGCGACGAAGAACTTTTGACTTAAACGCCTCGTATTCTTTGTTAGATAAATGGGGCTCCCATAATCACGAAAATAGTCACCGCTTTTTGTGGTTCTGcgcgaaaggagaaacaaaagTTCTCCCGGCTGAAACCGATGATCGATTGCATCTCGTAGCTGTCTCCACCCGAGGAAGTGCTAAGGCAATTATATACCGAGGTAAAGTCAAGAAGCCCTCAAGCTGCGTCTGAAGTACTTTCGAAACGATAAGAAAAACTGgacgaacgcatgcatgagGCCTTTGCTCCCCACTTGTCTGAACCTACCTGGACGCGTTGCGTCTCCTCCCGGGGCAAAAACTTGTCGTACACCGTGTTCATATCAGCCACGGACGAGGCGGACCAGCCGAGGTTGATATATCTGAAAGACAGCGATGGACAGCAAGCGACCATAAGACTGAAAGAGAAAATAAATGCAACTGCTCAATCGTTCACACGAAGACGGCAACGAAAAAAtcgacttctgtctcttctacTCGCCTGCGCCTTCCCGTCGGCATCTAGCTGCTGAGACAGTCTCAACACCGACACATATTGTTCGAGTTATAGAAACGTTTACGTCTCCGAGCACACAAGCACGCCCTAGCAACGCTGAGTCGATATCTTCAAGAGGAAGATAACCACGGTATGCAAAGACCCTACAAGTTGCCGTCTTTATCCCCGCGAACAGCCGAAACCCGACATTGTGTGATCGGAACCCCGGATCCtacctctgcttctgtgccTGGAGAGTTGGGTAGTCGAAGATGGTCATGAGGGGACAACCGCGCGTCTGTAGGCCCACCAATACCGTTGACAAGGTTCCTCTTACGAAAACATCCAAGTGAACACTCACGTCGAAACGGATTCATCTGCATGGCTGTACAGTGACCAGTGACAACTTAAACCCAATGCTCACAATGGCATCCACAGGTGTCTACGCGAATATACACGAAATTCCCCTACACACGTATTTCACCACACAGACGGACACCTGGAATGTAAAATGCCAGTCACACTCCGCACTCGACATCGGCAGCAGGTGGGGATGTGGGTGTCTCCTACTATACACTTGTGTGTTTCTACACACAAAAGAATAGACTGACACCATGCTCTTTCTGCCCCGTTCTATCGAGACTAACCTGCAGGTTTTTCACCATGGTTCGGCCAAACGCGTCATCCGGGTTCAACTGAAAAACACACGAGTCGCAGAGAGTGTGACGGTATTGCATGCCTGTTGTCTGCTCATTCAAACACCCCATGGTTGCATGAACACGGATCCGCGGAAGCAAACTCAGTTCCGTCCTCCAAACACGCTTGTGGCAGCTAGCGCACAGACCTAGGAGCTACCTATCTCTCTCGCATATCTATGAAAGCTGCGACAATGAAAATGATGTGTAGTCCCTAGAATTTCACTGGTGTGAGTGGAAAGAAGGATTGCCAAGTTCTCTGTACatccttccccttctccccccctccccccacCGACGGACAGGCTAGGCGGGGCTTAGCATCCCAGAGTCACGCGGAACACCCCTGCTTTGTACAGTAGTTAAAAACTAGTATTGGACAAAGAGACACGATTCCTTCCGACAAAAAGAATATGCTTTCTGGAGGAAATCCATATTCAGTGTGCCTCCGCAGGGGCATTttccacagagacacacagccATTCGCGCCCCTGTccactgttttctctgttacCTGTTCGTACACCGCCACGACACTGGGAGCGGATTTCACGGCTTTGGCAGCCCAGCGGAGGACCTgtcagcagagaagaaaaacgcaacaaTGTAAatgcgaggaaacgcgcCACGGGCGAACCCCGCCACCGACTCGTACGACAGTGCAGTTTTCTACATAATTTCCAGGGTTCCTCCGAAGGCCCAGAAACGCTCTCTACATTGTTGATACCGGCTTTGTACGCAGGATACGGAACGCTACAAACCTTGACAGGTACTTTTTTCACACTGTATTGACGGGTACATTTCATCGGTGGCTGAGAGGTTTAGAGCACCCATCTGCTAGTTTGACAAGCCCGTGAGAAATAGATCCACGATCGCAACCCCAGGTGTTGCAAGTGTAGAGAAAGAGGTTCACTTCTCGAAGCCAGTGACAGAGATGCTCCCACGAAGCCTTACCGCGTCGGCTTCAGGAGTGTTCATGTAGACGAGAACGCATTCGCTGAGGAAGAACGTTGGCAGGCTGCAAGCCAGAAAACCAAGCAGGACGGTCAGCGAGAAAGCGGCACTCGAGCAACGCAGAATTCAACCAGACACAGGCTGCGTTAGAATTTCTCCCTGATTGAAAACTGTCTGGCCACAACACGCACGGAATCGGTGGCGAGCTGCCGGCTAGCACGGAAAGAACTCGGTGAAATCCAAAACCTCCCCTTCCCCATCCCGCCCTCCCCTCTTGTTTCTTAAAAAAACAACCCGTGCACCGCGTGTCTTACTCGTCGCGAaatcccttcttcttcagggcTGACTCGACACTCTGTACATCTCGCAGGTCAGCTCCGATCTGAACAAAGAAGATGAAAAACAGTTTCTCGTTCGTGTTCCACATGTGTCTGACCCTCTGCAGTGTCCCCTTGGTCCACTGGGATCCACGGCGAAACCATAAATGCGCGTGCTCGTCCACGTTTTTGAGGGTTTGTCTGAAAACCAGCGTGCGGACGCACCACGCTAAATAAGCTTGGACAGAAGACAAGGACGCAACGGGAAGTCCACCCAACTCACACCAACAGGTCTCTTGAACTGTGTCATGATACGCAGCTGCGCAAAGGTAAGTCCACCGCGTGTCTGGCCCTCCAAAAAACAACAGCACGCCACCTCTGGATATCTCTGTGTCGGAAGGCTCGTCGGGCTTTCCTGACCGCCGCAcggggaaagaagcggaTGCTTCCCCGAAGCTCGACCTTCCTCCTCGACAGATTGGCACAGATGTCCAGGGCCACAGTGCGACACAGACAACAATGGGGGGACGGAGCAGCGCTTCCGTCTCTGGCTTCCACAGTGTCTCGACACAGGAAAAACAGTCTCCGGAGTGCATCTTCTAGTTGCACATTTTCTTCTGTGACTCGTTCGCCcctcagagagaacagacacgTCGCGACCGGCGGGTTCTCACCAAAGCATATTTTCCCGTGTTGAGGCCGACACCCTCTCCCGCATGGCTCTCTGCAGCGacacctgcagagagagaagcagggaaacgaacgcagaggaagcgaaaccTTAGGAGCTCTTGAGTGATGGTTATCCCCCAGAACAGGCGTGTCTCGACTTCGTTGCCtcggtgtacatacaccgaGCCACGAATGAACGGTGGAGACGTTACATCTTACGAAGACGTTGCACATCTCGGGAACTGGTGCATACGCGAGGTAGTAGGAAGTCGGCATGCATACGAGGTCAAAACAGGACGTACGGACGAGGTCTGGTCAGTGGACAGTCCACAGTTTTCAGGACCGCTAAACACGCACGCGCTCCTTGCCATAACAATTCTCCTAAGCATTCACAAGTCGAGTGCTGAGACACACTTCAGTCTTTGTTGCTGTTTCCAACCACACAACACGCAgtgtctcgctttctgtgtctcgacgAAATCAGTGTCGCGACATGCCTGTGTTCGTCCAGGAGCACGTCAGCACACCCTCGGGCGCCAGGTGACGCCTCGACGCAAGAAGCACTACACAGACAGCAACTTTTCTACGGCGCTGGGAAATAGAGAATAAATTGCAGTGGGTTCTCTGCCAGAGACGCTGCTGAGGCAACGGGTCTTACTATGAAAGTCGGcgggcgaggaaggcgcgaTCTTCTTCCAGAGATCGGGGTTGCTGAacgagacacaaagagacagaagcgacagcaCAGAGTGCAGCTGCCTCTCTGCGATCTGAGTGTCCTCTTGAGACCGCTGGAGACGAAGGTAGGTCTCGGCACTTTAGACACATCGGCAAACGTTTCAACTAGAAAGACCGGATCCCCTACGAAAAAAAGcacgttcttctgtctcctgtgtgcGGCAAAGCGACTACGAAGACTGAAACAAGCCACTCCACGCCTCGCACGCCAGGCGAGGTGTCTAGACTCTGCTCCtgctttctgcgtttctcttaCTGGCGCAGGATGCATTCTTTGACTGCAGCCACCTCGCTGAAGTCCACTTCGAACACCTTTATGTTTTTATACCGTTCCTACAGAACAGATTCAGCCCCGCACATGTCCACCAATAAAGTCAACGTCCTTCAGCTCTATCCAACACTCTCGCTCGCGGATGAACTCGACACGACAGACCGTCCAAAAGGCCCGCGCTACAGACACACGCATCTCCACGGTTTTCTGTCTGGAGACACAAAGCCGATTGCCTTCGCCTGTGCTCTTCGGCCCTATACCCAAAGCGATGCACAGATCTGTAGCCGACGGCGGCCAG
Protein-coding regions in this window:
- a CDS encoding leucine carboxyl methyltransferase (encoded by transcript TGME49_237570) gives rise to the protein MSSYLSSPPSQGRPRQPPSARPFNAAFFLQQENSPARGPDPYATPVQGNQQPERQLPPLCLYSSEDSALQATTDDAASSKLSAVLLNYYRDDSLPFFVKKRTRRAPLINRGYFSRVAAIRQLLAIFVDDVCSQYRDMSSLYRSQSQPPSSSVFLSAVEIERRAAGYEKGPLPTEWPIDNPPVQFVNFGAGMDTLYFWLAERYKNIKVFEVDFSEVAAVKECILRHNPDLWKKIAPSSPADFHSVAAESHAGEGVGLNTGKYALIGADLRDVQSVESALKKKGFRDDLPTFFLSECVLVYMNTPEADAVLRWAAKAVKSAPSVVAVYEQLNPDDAFGRTMVKNLQTRGCPLMTIFDYPTLQAQKQRYINLGWSASSVADMNTVYDKFLPREETQRVQRLELFDELEEWRLIQAHYSIAVAVSDPVQCEHGRNGNEKMTLPRLKQIYEGMN